The proteins below come from a single Caenibius sp. WL genomic window:
- the pyrF gene encoding orotidine-5'-phosphate decarboxylase yields the protein MSNPVYLAVDVPTLDGALTLADKVKTHVGGLKLGLEFFCAHGHHGVREMARTGLPIFLDLKFHDIPNTVASAMQSLHVLEPAIVTIHAAGGRAMMEEAKAAAGEHCKVVAVTVLTSLDDGDLAATGIGGTPHDQALRLAELAHAAGLDGIVCSGHEVGAIHRQWHDGFFVVPGLRPADSQVGDQKRIVTPRRARDDGASVLVIGRPISRADDPVAAARAIEATL from the coding sequence ATGAGCAATCCCGTCTATCTCGCTGTCGATGTTCCCACGCTGGATGGCGCGCTGACGCTGGCGGACAAGGTCAAGACCCACGTCGGGGGGCTCAAGCTCGGCCTTGAATTCTTCTGCGCCCATGGCCATCACGGCGTGCGCGAAATGGCCCGCACCGGGCTGCCGATCTTTCTCGATCTCAAGTTTCACGACATTCCCAACACTGTCGCTTCGGCCATGCAGTCGCTCCACGTGCTCGAACCCGCGATCGTGACGATCCATGCCGCGGGCGGCCGCGCGATGATGGAAGAAGCGAAAGCGGCGGCGGGCGAACACTGCAAAGTGGTGGCCGTGACCGTGCTGACCAGCCTCGATGACGGCGATCTGGCCGCCACCGGAATCGGCGGAACACCGCACGATCAGGCTCTCCGCCTTGCCGAACTCGCCCATGCGGCGGGGCTCGACGGAATCGTGTGTTCCGGCCATGAAGTCGGCGCCATCCACCGCCAATGGCACGATGGCTTCTTCGTCGTGCCGGGCCTGCGCCCCGCCGATAGCCAGGTGGGAGACCAGAAGCGAATCGTCACCCCCCGCCGGGCGCGGGACGACGGGGCCAGCGTGCTGGTGATCGGCCGCCCGATCAGCCGCGCGGACGATCCCGTTGCGGCAGCCCGGGCAATCGAAGCCACCCTCTAA